Genomic window (Allostreptomyces psammosilenae):
AGAAGAACCTCCAGTTCGCGGTCGAGGTCGCCCCGGACGTGCCGGTCACCCTGTACACCGACGACCAGCGGCTGCAGCAGGTGCTGCGCAACCTGCTGTCCAACGCGGTCAAGTTCACCGACCGCGGTTCCGTGGAGCTGGCGATCCGGCCGGTCCGCGAGGTGCCGGAGCAGGTGCTGGAGGCAATGCGCGAGGCGGAGGTGCCGTACGACCCGGACGTGCAGATGCTGGCCTTCTCGGTCACCGACACCGGCATCGGCATCGCCCGGGACAAGCTGCGGATCATCTTCGAGGAGTTCCAGCAGGCCGACGGCACCACCAGCCGCAAGTACGGCGGCACCGGGCTCGGGCTGTCGATCAGCCGCAAGATGGCGCAGCTGCTCGGCGGCGAGATCCACGCCGACAGCGAGCTGGGACGGGGCAGCACCTTCACCCTCTACCTGCCCGAGCGGCTGCCGGAGCGGCCCGCCGGGATGGGCGAGCTGGCCGGCGCGGTGCTCGCCCGCACGACGCCGGAGAGCGGCACGGACGGCGGGGCCGAGGGCGGACGCGAGGCGTTCGAGGCCGTGGGCGGCGCGGGCGGGGGCGGCGCCGGAGCCGGCGCCGAGCGTCCGGCCGGCCCCGCCGGAGGTGAGCCCGGCGCCGAGGCCGGCGCGGCGGCGCAGGCCGCTCCGGCCACCGGGGGCCAGGCCGCCCCGGGCGACGCGGGCGGGGCCGCCGTCGCGGGAGCGGACGACGACGGCCCGCTGCGCAGCGCCGGCCGCGAGGTGCGCCGGGCCCGGGCCGGTGGCCCGGTCGGCGCCGGCACGACCGCCACGGCGGCCGGGGCGCCCGCCACCTCGCCCGCCCCGAGCACGCCGGCCGCGCCCGCACCCGCGCCCGCCGGCGCGGGTGCGGGTCAGGCCGGGGCGGGCGCGCAGCGCGCGGAGGAGGAGCGTCGGGGGACGGCCCGGCGCCGGCCGGGCCACGAGGTCCCCCGGGAGCGCCTGGAGGGCCTGAAGGTGCTGATCGTCGACGACGACGTGCGCAACGTCTTCGCGCTCACCAGCGCCCTGGAGAGCTACGGCCTGGTGGTGCTCTACGCCGAGAACGGCCGTGAGGGCATCGAGGTGCTGCAGCGCAACGAGGACGTCGCCGTGGTGCTGATGGACATCATGATGCCGGAGATGGACGGCTACGCCACCACGTCCGCGATCCGCCGGATGCCCCAGTTCGCCGGGCTGCCGATCATCGCGTTGACGGCCAAGGCGATGAAGGGCGATCGGGAGAAGAGCCTGGAGGCCGGGGCGAACGACCACGTCACCAAGCCGGTCGACCCGGTGCACCTGCTGGGCGTCCTGGACAACTGGCTGTCGGGGGGTGGCGAATGACCGCGGTGACCCCCGGCGCTCCGGCCCGGGTCCTGGGACGGCCCGCCCCCGCCGGGCCGGCCTCCGCCCGTCCGGCCTCCGTCCGGCCCGCCCCCGCCCGGGTGATCGTCCGGCCGGGCGGCGGGTTCCGGCCGGCGGGAGAAGAGGGGGCCACGGAACGGGGCATGACGGCACGACGGCGCGCACCGTGGCGCACGACCCGGCGCGCGGAGGGAACCGTTCCACGTCCGGCGGCGTTTCATTGAGTGCCACCGGTCTGCGTGCCCCGGACACGGAGATACGGAGTTTGTGACATGACGGTGACAGGGTGTGTGGAACGGGCGGGTGCGGCTACCATGACCGGCACAAGGACGGACGGCACCACTGTGCCGTCCCCGGGGGCGGCGCCCGGCGAACAGTCGGGTTGAGGAGGGCGGGCCATGGTGCACAAGGCCAAGATCCTCCTGGTCGATGACCGGCCGGAGAATCTGCTGGCGCTGGAGGCGA
Coding sequences:
- a CDS encoding hybrid sensor histidine kinase/response regulator translates to SAELESRQRELQRSNAELEEKAQLLEEQNQAIEYKNTEIEEARRVLEERAEQLALSAQYKSEFLANMSHELRTPLNSLLILARLLADNADGNLTPKQVEFADTIHGAGSDLLQLINDILDLSKVEAGRMDATPSPVPLVQLVEYVEATFQPLTAEKNLQFAVEVAPDVPVTLYTDDQRLQQVLRNLLSNAVKFTDRGSVELAIRPVREVPEQVLEAMREAEVPYDPDVQMLAFSVTDTGIGIARDKLRIIFEEFQQADGTTSRKYGGTGLGLSISRKMAQLLGGEIHADSELGRGSTFTLYLPERLPERPAGMGELAGAVLARTTPESGTDGGAEGGREAFEAVGGAGGGGAGAGAERPAGPAGGEPGAEAGAAAQAAPATGGQAAPGDAGGAAVAGADDDGPLRSAGREVRRARAGGPVGAGTTATAAGAPATSPAPSTPAAPAPAPAGAGAGQAGAGAQRAEEERRGTARRRPGHEVPRERLEGLKVLIVDDDVRNVFALTSALESYGLVVLYAENGREGIEVLQRNEDVAVVLMDIMMPEMDGYATTSAIRRMPQFAGLPIIALTAKAMKGDREKSLEAGANDHVTKPVDPVHLLGVLDNWLSGGGE